From the genome of Candidatus Cloacimonadota bacterium, one region includes:
- a CDS encoding (2Fe-2S) ferredoxin domain-containing protein, whose product MKRILICMGSSCFARENRDNLRVIEEFLKNHGISDSVHIEGSLCMGQCHRGPNITINGNAYHEVRGEELPEILKKELIEL is encoded by the coding sequence ATGAAAAGGATCCTGATCTGTATGGGAAGCTCGTGTTTTGCCCGTGAAAACAGGGATAACCTACGCGTGATCGAGGAATTTCTGAAAAACCACGGGATCAGTGATAGCGTGCATATCGAAGGCTCGCTCTGCATGGGACAATGCCATCGGGGACCAAACATAACCATCAATGGTAATGCATATCATGAGGTGCGAGGTGAAGAATTACCGGAAATACTAAAAAAAGAACTGATTGAATTATGA
- a CDS encoding 4Fe-4S binding protein, which produces MNNPIYTEKTQCQDCYKCVRACPVKAIRVVDGSAQVMPEACILCGRCTEVCPVGAKKIRDDLGLAMQLLDDKKQVYVSLAPSFRTEFNGMNEAKLIGAIRGLGFTGVSETALGAQVVSSACAQLLREGNSQLMISSACPSVIHLIEQYYPHLVPYVTPVASPLQAHCKLLRKEFGQDIGIVFIGPCIAKKNESTDSFDVALTFADLRRWFNLNVIDWDKVSLDDSFVPKAAEEGGLYPIDSGMSEGIKYYGAPKDTLFMSFSGIEQIMEAFDEIDIRSFDHPVFVETLACVGGCVNGPGVSIRGSIAQKRYKVQTLTPPAPLKREIKPLNIVKDFHERGIKKGIHSKQEIAAALLRIGKKRLEDELNCGGCGYDTCKEFACALIEEKAEPAMCVSYLRKLAQNKAAALIKAMPSGVVIVDENLKIIESNDRFIQIIGGDASIVSEADPDLEGAYLERLIDFHDLFAKALKEGTEVRVTDIRKDTRILRLTLFSIQKHLVLGGILQDITEPVIQREQIIEKANEVMRKNLTTVQKIAFLLGENAADSEVLLSSIIQSFTNKDS; this is translated from the coding sequence ATGAATAATCCGATTTACACCGAAAAAACACAGTGTCAGGATTGCTACAAATGCGTTCGTGCTTGTCCGGTTAAAGCCATTAGAGTAGTAGACGGCAGTGCTCAGGTAATGCCTGAAGCCTGCATTCTATGCGGTCGTTGCACAGAAGTCTGTCCAGTAGGAGCCAAAAAGATCAGAGACGACCTAGGTCTAGCAATGCAATTACTGGACGACAAGAAGCAAGTGTATGTATCTCTGGCTCCCAGTTTTAGAACAGAGTTTAACGGAATGAATGAAGCAAAACTGATTGGAGCTATACGTGGTCTTGGTTTTACCGGCGTATCGGAAACAGCATTGGGAGCGCAGGTGGTTTCATCTGCCTGCGCTCAATTACTGCGTGAAGGCAATAGTCAACTGATGATTTCTTCAGCTTGTCCCAGCGTAATTCACCTCATCGAACAATACTATCCCCATCTGGTGCCTTATGTAACTCCAGTTGCTTCACCTTTGCAGGCTCATTGTAAGCTTCTAAGAAAGGAATTTGGTCAAGACATCGGAATCGTGTTCATAGGCCCTTGTATTGCCAAAAAGAACGAAAGCACAGACAGTTTTGACGTCGCACTCACTTTTGCGGATTTGAGACGATGGTTTAATTTGAACGTTATTGACTGGGACAAGGTTTCTCTCGATGATAGTTTTGTTCCCAAAGCTGCCGAAGAAGGCGGATTGTATCCCATCGATAGCGGCATGAGTGAGGGCATCAAATACTATGGTGCGCCGAAAGACACCTTATTTATGAGCTTCTCCGGAATCGAGCAGATAATGGAGGCTTTTGACGAAATCGATATCAGGAGTTTTGATCATCCGGTGTTTGTAGAAACCTTAGCCTGTGTCGGCGGTTGCGTAAACGGTCCCGGAGTAAGCATAAGAGGTTCAATTGCCCAAAAACGTTATAAGGTGCAGACCCTCACACCTCCCGCTCCTCTCAAGCGAGAAATAAAGCCTCTAAATATAGTGAAAGACTTTCACGAAAGAGGAATTAAAAAAGGTATCCACAGCAAGCAGGAAATAGCAGCTGCCTTACTCAGAATTGGTAAGAAGCGCTTGGAGGATGAACTGAATTGCGGTGGTTGCGGATATGATACCTGTAAGGAATTTGCCTGCGCATTGATAGAAGAAAAAGCTGAGCCGGCAATGTGCGTATCCTACTTGCGCAAACTGGCGCAGAATAAAGCAGCCGCCTTGATAAAAGCCATGCCATCGGGAGTAGTGATAGTTGATGAGAACCTAAAGATCATCGAAAGCAACGATCGCTTTATCCAAATAATCGGAGGAGATGCCAGCATTGTTTCAGAAGCCGATCCAGATCTTGAAGGGGCTTATTTGGAAAGATTGATCGACTTTCACGATCTTTTTGCTAAAGCTCTTAAAGAGGGTACGGAAGTGAGGGTTACCGATATTCGCAAAGACACTCGCATCTTACGGTTAACCTTGTTTTCCATCCAGAAGCATCTCGTTTTGGGAGGCATCCTACAGGATATTACAGAGCCTGTTATTCAAAGAGAGCAGATAATTGAAAAAGCAAATGAAGTAATGCGAAAGAATCTAACAACTGTTCAGAAGATTGCCTTTCTATTAGGCGAGAA